Within Streptomyces sp. SS1-1, the genomic segment GCCGGGCCTTGCGGCGGCGCCCGCCACGCAGCACCGCCGCGTACGGGGCCGTACCGACCTCGACGCGGTCCGCGGCGTCGGCGAGCAGTGGTGCGATGTCGGAGGGGGTGCGCTCGGCGGCGTCCCCCGGGTCGTGGACGGTCAGGCCGTCGATCGACATGTAGTGGTTCGTCTGCCGCTTCGCGCTCATCGGCTCCGCCCTCCCTGCGTGACCATCTCCGCCAGTCCCGGCAGGGCGCGGAGTTTCGCGATGCCCTTGGCCGCGTTGCTCTTCACGGCGCCGACGGAACAGCCCATCGCCTCGGCCGTCTGTGTCTCGGTCAGGTCCTCCCAGTAGCGCAGCACCACGGCCTCCCGCTGCCGGGGCGGCAGCTGGGCCAGCGCCGCGAGCAGCGCGTCGCGGTCGTCGGCCTGGGCGATGCGGTCGCCGGTGTCCGGGACCTCGCGGGCGAGGCCCGCGTCGTCCTTCGGCGCCAGGAACTCCCTGAGCCGCCGCCGGTGTCTTCGCGCGTGCGCGTTGATCATCACGCGCCGTACGTAGGCCTCGGGGTCGTCGGCCGTCCCCACCCGGCGCCAGGCCACGTAGACCTGCTCCAGCGTCGTCTGCGTCAGGTCCTCAGCGGCGTGCTGTTCGCCGGTGAGGAGGAAAGCCGTCCGCAGCAGGCGTGGCCAGCGGCTGGTGACGAAGCTCTGGAACTCCGCGTCCCGGACCGCCTTGCGTTCCCCCATGGGCACCTCCTTGATGTCCAAAGGAGTCCATGAGCCCCTGGAACCGTTGCCTCCCGGCCGGCACGAATTTTCGCAGGCGCCCCATCGAGGGCCGGCGGCCCTTCCCCAAGAGAAGGTCAAGATTTCGTTAGTGTGCCAAAGCATCGGAATAGTTGCCCGGGGAGACGGAGTTCGACGTACACATGACACGAACGACCATCGAACGACCCGCCGGCAGAGCGACCTCCGGGGCCGTGGTCCCCGTCCTGGCCTTCGCGGGCATCGTGGTCGCGGTGATGCAGACCCTGCTCGTCCCGGTCATCAAGGACCTGCCGCAGCTGCTGGACACCACGCCCAGCAACGCCACCTGGGTGCTGACCTCGACCCTGCTCTCCGGTGCCGTCGCCACCCCGATCATGGGCCGCCTCGGAGACCTCTTCGGCAAGCGGCGGATGCTGATAGCCAGCCTCTCCGTGATGGTGGCCGGCGCCCTGCTGAGCGCCGTCACCAGCGCCCTGCTGCCCATGATCGTCGGCCGTACCCTCCAGGGCTTCGCGATGGGCGCCATCCCGCTCGGCATCGGCCTGATGCGGGACATGCTGCCCCGCGAGCGGCTGGGCTCCGCGATGGCGCTGATGAGCTCCTCGATCGGCGTCGGCGGCGGTCTGGCCCTGCCGGCCGCGGCCCTCGTCGCCCAGCACGCGAACTGGCACGCCCTCTTCTACGGCGCCGCCGCCCTCGGCGTCCTGGCCATCGGCCTGACCCTGCTGGTCGTCCCCGAGTCCGAGGTCCGCGCGGAGAGCGCCTTCGACCTCCCGGGGGCGCTCGGCCTCTCCGCCGGTCTCGTGCTGTTCCTGCTGCCCATCACCAAGGGCAGCGACTGGGGCTGGACGTCCGGCACGACGCTCGGGCTGTTCGGTGCCGCCGCGGCCGTCCTGCTCCTGTGGGGCGTGTACGAGCTGCGCGTCAAGGCGCCGCTGGTCGACCTGCGCACCACCGCCCGCCCGGCCGTCCTGTTCACCAACCTCGCGTCGATCATGGTCGGCGTCAGCTTCTACGTCGTCTCGCTGGTCCTGCCCCAGCTGCTCCAGCTGCCGACGTCGACCGGCTACGGCCTCGGCCAGTCCATGGTCGTCGCGGGCCTGCTCGTCGCCC encodes:
- a CDS encoding SigE family RNA polymerase sigma factor; this encodes MGERKAVRDAEFQSFVTSRWPRLLRTAFLLTGEQHAAEDLTQTTLEQVYVAWRRVGTADDPEAYVRRVMINAHARRHRRRLREFLAPKDDAGLAREVPDTGDRIAQADDRDALLAALAQLPPRQREAVVLRYWEDLTETQTAEAMGCSVGAVKSNAAKGIAKLRALPGLAEMVTQGGRSR
- a CDS encoding MFS transporter, which gives rise to MTRTTIERPAGRATSGAVVPVLAFAGIVVAVMQTLLVPVIKDLPQLLDTTPSNATWVLTSTLLSGAVATPIMGRLGDLFGKRRMLIASLSVMVAGALLSAVTSALLPMIVGRTLQGFAMGAIPLGIGLMRDMLPRERLGSAMALMSSSIGVGGGLALPAAALVAQHANWHALFYGAAALGVLAIGLTLLVVPESEVRAESAFDLPGALGLSAGLVLFLLPITKGSDWGWTSGTTLGLFGAAAAVLLLWGVYELRVKAPLVDLRTTARPAVLFTNLASIMVGVSFYVVSLVLPQLLQLPTSTGYGLGQSMVVAGLLVAPLGLTMMVTAPVYARLSARYGPKTTLILGMLIIAIGYGAGLGLMSAAWQSLVIAVVLGAGIGLAYSSLPALIVGAVPASETGAANGLNTLMRSIGTSVSSAVIGMVLANTANDVGGVAIPTMHGFRLSFLIATGAVVLGLAFALLLPRQRPSAHPQLRASSEEDANLARAEEALHGFRGRVLDAAGTPVARAKVTLIDRRGRQAGATLSADDGSYALAVPARGAYVLAARADGHAPLASAATHPGEDGTVDVDLALPGEAVTA